Proteins from one Peromyscus eremicus chromosome 8a, PerEre_H2_v1, whole genome shotgun sequence genomic window:
- the Cep295nl gene encoding protein DDC8 homolog — protein sequence MSAKITEIERDIERATELSPSSDEEALVLRQKPELMQVPDESDVTLKQWKAQQLQRLAEELKAEWREARLQQVRDMERLYLAHLLDEATGRAGGGGNNLTLNERNQRRSAKHMRSKGRNRAAFREEKGHREEHPRQHPKSRKKAPCSERQGSSKARGQNPSEKGKGKRVPSSKSNGGYQPLGPRMGRGADLAKLNPLLVDAGETECAEEVQKEIPREARRPMGRGTAHFAQSTSHNSRGQSPQDRTADLEKPLPLSSAFRQEATPPGATCKYSDKNQWHKEIESAFEELFNTNRKLKKHLNLHLEQRLKADQNPDEPQSCTETLGEHSETLGEYSETLREESTEKAERIAEESGSPLEMEAPETWSKTSLKQLLSETEYPRYQQMARHLLKNESLTPDPEAGSLSEQDDSFSENPETGWEPPKSATGEEESLKPYLEKQVGSAASWMALRQKQKAELEERRQKTLLELTEHPNMSLEIHYKAELEEERRERRRMRLAILKSYPTGVQTPAPDRTTTDQSVSLDNSLLDEDKQNQMIRDLQQQILEQNKLHKQFLEKARKRLQEFQKTF from the coding sequence ATGTCTGCAAAAAtcacagaaatagagagagacaTAGAGCGAGCCACCGAGCTGAGCCCCTCTTCTGATGAGGAAGCCTTAGTTTTGAGGCAGAAGCCTGAACTCATGCAAGTCCCAGACGAGAGCGACGTCACTCTGAAGCAGTGGAAAGCCCAGCAGCTGCAGCGCCTGGCTGAGGAGCTGAAGGCAGAGTGGCGGGAGGCCCGCCTGCAGCAGGTCAGAGACATGGAGCGCCTCTATTTAGCCCATCTGTTGGATGAAGCAACAGGGCGGGCCGGCGGCGGGGGAAACAACCTCACCTTGAACGAACGCAACCAGAGAAGATCAGCAAAACACATGAGGTCTAAGGGGAGAAATAGAGCAGCCTTTAGAGAGGAGAAGGGCCACCGGGAAGAGCATCCCAGGCAACACCCCAAGTCCCGGAAAAAAGCACCATGCTCAGAGAGACAGGGTTCTTCCAAAGCCCGGGGCCAAAACCCCAGTGAGAAGGGTAAAGGGAAACGGGTGCCTTCGAGTAAGAGCAACGGTGGCTACCAGCCCTTGGGCCCTCGGATGGGCAGAGGGGCAGATCTGGCGAAGCTCAACCCACTCTTGGTTgatgctggggaaactgagtgTGCGGAGGAGGTACAGAAGGAAATACCCCGGGAGGCGAGGCGGCCGATGGGAAGGGGGACTGCACACTTTGCTCAGAGCACAAGTCACAACTCCAGAGGCCAGAGTCCTCAGGACCGAACAGCTGACCTAGAAAAGCCCTTGCCCCTCAGCTCCGCCTTCAGACAGGAGGCCACGCCCCCGGGTGCAACGTGCAAGTACAGCGATAAGAATCAGTGGCATAAAGAGATCGAGTCTGCCTTCGAAGAATTGTTTAACACAAATAGAAAGCTGAAGAAGCATCTGAATTTGCACCTTGAACAGAGGCTCAAGGCGGACCAGAATCCAGATGAGccacagagctgcacagagacTCTGGGTGAGCACAGCGAGACTCTGGGTGAGTACAGCGAAACCCTCAGAGAGGAGAGtacagagaaggcagaaaggatTGCTGAGGAGTCTGGGAGTCCTTTGGAGATGGAGGCCCCTGAAACGTGGTCCAAAACCAGTTTGAAACAGTTGCTAAGCGAGACTGAGTACCCCAGGTACCAACAGATGGCAAGGCACCTTTTAAAGAATGAAAGTCTGACACCTGATCCCGAGGCAGGATCATTGAGTGAACAAGATGACTCATTCTCAGAAAACCCAGAGACAGGATGGGAGCCACCCAAGTCGGCCACAGGGGAGGAAGAGAGCCTTAAGCCTTACCTGGAGAAACAGGTGGGCTCTGCAGCAAGCTGGATGGCTTTGAGGCAAAAGCAGAAGGCAGAGTTGGAGGAGAGAAGGCAAAAGACATTGCTGGAGCTGACAGAACACCCCAACATGAGCCTGGAAATCCATTACAAGGCCGAGCTAGAGGAGGAACGTAGGGAGCGCAGAAGGATGCGCTTGGCCATCCTCAAGTCTTATCCTACTGGGGTCCAGACCCCAGCCCCTGACCGAACAACCACTGACCAAAGCGTTTCCCTGGACAACAGCCTTCTGGATGAGGACAAACAGAACCAGATGATCCGTGACCTTCAGCAGCAGATTTTAGAGCAAAACAAGTTACACAAGCAGTTTTTGGAAAAAGCCAGGAAACGCTTGCAAGAGtttcagaaaacattttaa